A part of Entelurus aequoreus isolate RoL-2023_Sb linkage group LG03, RoL_Eaeq_v1.1, whole genome shotgun sequence genomic DNA contains:
- the si:ch211-127m7.2 gene encoding uncharacterized protein si:ch211-127m7.2, translating into MSDKRRALPPWMSKEDVGLKEKQPRKTTKKEAARAILYCMNEKEMVEAAVACLGHQNVVLRSGQQIESKMEDAAGKKYRKMTSSLKRVKPATEAIEEACENVSYVSETDLDISEMDTLPYATDNQEQKADCEDLVSPAAVACLRKNGLQTEKEHLTNNHDKDDAMRLVREIFFSR; encoded by the exons ATGTCGGACAAACGCCGGGCTTTGCCGCCGTGGATGTCAAAAGAGGACGTGGGGTTGAAAGAGAAGCAGCCCCGAAAGACCACCAAGAAGGAAGCCGCACG GGCTATTTTATACTGTATGAACGAAAAAGAGATGGTGGAAGCTGCTGTCGCATGTCTGGGACACCAGAATGTGGTTCTCCGGTCCGGCCAGCAG ATTGAAAGTAAAATGGAGGATGCAGCTGGTAAGAAGTACAGGAAAATGACTTCTTCGTTAAAGAGAGTGAAGCCGGCCACAGAAGCAATAGAGGAGGCGTGTGAGAATGTGTCCTACGTGTCGGAGACAGACTTGGACATAAGCGAGATGGACACATTGCCGTATGCCACCGATAACCAGGAGCAGAAGGCGGATTGTGAGGATCTGGTGTCACCAGCAGCAGTCGCTTGTCTCAGGAAGAACGGCCTGCAGACAGAAAAGGAACATTTAACCAACAACCACGACAAGGACGATGCCATGCGTCTTGTGCGAGAAATATTTTTCAGTAGATAA